From the Alloalcanivorax dieselolei B5 genome, one window contains:
- the icd gene encoding NADP-dependent isocitrate dehydrogenase, whose product MGYQKIVVPADGDKITVNADLSLNVPNHPIIPYIEGDGIGVDISPVMMKVVNAAVEKAYGAKRGITWMEIYAGEKATRVYGPDVWLPEETLEAMREFTVGIKGPLTTPVGGGIRSLNVALRQELDLYTCMRPVRWFEGVPSPVRHPELTDMVIFRENSEDIYAGIEWAADGPEATKLIRFLREEMGVTQIRFPEGCGIGIKPVSREGTQRLVRKAIQYAIDNDKDSVTLVHKGNIMKYTEGAFKDWGYELARDRFNAELLDGGPWMVMKNPRTGKEIVIKDVIADAFLQQILMRPAEYSVIATLNLNGDYISDALAAEVGGIGIAPGANIGGSVALFEATHGTAPKYAGQDKVNPGSLILSAEMMLRHLDWEDAADLVINGMEGAIAAKTVTYDFERLMPDATLLKCSEFGDAVIEHMGN is encoded by the coding sequence ATGGGATACCAAAAGATCGTGGTTCCGGCAGACGGTGACAAAATCACCGTTAATGCGGACCTATCCCTGAATGTCCCCAACCACCCGATTATTCCGTATATCGAAGGGGACGGCATCGGCGTTGATATCTCGCCGGTGATGATGAAAGTGGTTAACGCCGCGGTGGAAAAAGCCTATGGCGCCAAGCGTGGCATCACCTGGATGGAAATCTATGCCGGTGAAAAAGCCACCCGGGTTTACGGGCCGGATGTATGGCTGCCCGAAGAAACCCTGGAGGCCATGCGGGAATTCACCGTAGGTATCAAAGGACCGTTGACCACTCCGGTGGGCGGTGGGATCCGTTCTCTGAACGTAGCCCTGCGCCAGGAGCTTGACCTTTATACCTGTATGCGCCCGGTGCGATGGTTCGAAGGGGTACCCAGCCCGGTACGCCACCCCGAACTGACCGACATGGTGATCTTCCGTGAAAACTCCGAAGACATCTATGCCGGCATCGAGTGGGCCGCGGACGGTCCCGAAGCCACCAAACTGATCCGCTTCCTGCGCGAGGAAATGGGTGTTACCCAGATCCGTTTCCCGGAAGGTTGTGGTATCGGCATCAAGCCGGTGTCCCGCGAGGGCACGCAGCGTCTGGTCCGCAAGGCGATCCAGTACGCCATCGACAATGACAAGGATTCCGTCACCCTGGTGCACAAAGGCAACATCATGAAGTACACCGAGGGGGCCTTTAAGGATTGGGGCTACGAATTGGCCCGGGACCGCTTCAACGCCGAGCTGCTTGACGGCGGCCCATGGATGGTGATGAAGAACCCGCGTACCGGGAAAGAGATCGTCATCAAGGATGTGATCGCGGATGCCTTCCTGCAGCAGATCCTGATGCGTCCGGCGGAGTACAGCGTGATCGCCACGCTGAACCTGAACGGTGACTACATTTCCGACGCCCTGGCGGCGGAAGTGGGCGGTATCGGCATCGCGCCGGGCGCCAACATCGGTGGCTCCGTGGCGCTGTTCGAGGCCACTCACGGCACCGCGCCGAAGTACGCCGGTCAGGACAAGGTGAACCCGGGTTCGCTGATCCTGTCCGCCGAGATGATGCTGCGCCACCTGGACTGGGAAGACGCCGCCGATCTGGTGATCAATGGCATGGAAGGGGCGATTGCCGCCAAGACCGTGACCTACGACTTCGAGCGTCTGATGCCCGATGCCACGCTGCTGAAGTGTTCCGAATTCGGCGATGCCGTGATCGAACACATGGGGAACTGA
- a CDS encoding cold-shock protein translates to MATGTVKWFNNAKGYGFVRPDEGGDDLFVHYSYIQEKGYKTLYTGQSVEYELLEASKGYHAVNLKPGAVPTTRRHRTGRRREREKSALST, encoded by the coding sequence ATGGCAACGGGAACGGTAAAGTGGTTCAACAACGCCAAAGGGTATGGCTTCGTTCGGCCGGACGAAGGTGGCGATGATCTGTTCGTGCACTACTCCTATATACAGGAGAAAGGTTACAAAACCTTATACACCGGACAGAGTGTGGAATATGAGCTGCTCGAGGCCAGCAAGGGTTACCATGCGGTGAACCTGAAGCCGGGAGCGGTTCCCACCACCCGCCGGCACCGGACGGGCCGGAGGCGGGAGCGGGAGAAAAGCGCCCTCTCCACCTGA
- the clpS gene encoding ATP-dependent Clp protease adapter ClpS, with protein MKRQHKVFFTGNERGARIRLGPDQPADPDRQGDLTVEASKPRLKRPPMYKVIMLNDDYTPMDFVVEVLETFFRMDREQATRVMLTVHTEGKAVCGVFPRDIAETKAAQVVDYAQEHQHPLMCQVEKA; from the coding sequence ATGAAAAGGCAGCACAAGGTGTTTTTCACGGGTAACGAACGGGGGGCGCGAATACGCCTGGGGCCGGATCAGCCGGCGGATCCCGATCGTCAGGGCGATCTGACCGTGGAGGCGAGCAAGCCACGGCTAAAGCGCCCGCCCATGTATAAAGTGATCATGCTCAACGACGATTACACACCGATGGACTTCGTCGTTGAGGTACTGGAAACCTTTTTTCGTATGGACCGCGAGCAGGCCACTCGTGTCATGCTGACGGTCCATACCGAGGGCAAGGCGGTGTGCGGGGTGTTTCCCCGGGATATCGCCGAGACCAAGGCCGCGCAAGTGGTCGATTACGCCCAGGAACATCAGCATCCGCTGATGTGTCAGGTGGAGAAGGCCTGA